One genomic window of Manihot esculenta cultivar AM560-2 chromosome 16, M.esculenta_v8, whole genome shotgun sequence includes the following:
- the LOC110607624 gene encoding G-type lectin S-receptor-like serine/threonine-protein kinase B120 isoform X1, with product MGFMSKKSVLLFSFFYSLFSLVLFCHAIDRITKGQSLKDGETLVSADENFELGFFSPANSSSRYVGIRYHKIPGQAVIWVANRDKPISDTKGVFTFDEDGNLIVMDGNNVSVWASNPPVRANDSVAVLENDGNLKLSSSLNNVAYWESFNYPTDTFLPNMKIIASSGEQKHFSSWKSASDPSPGNFTMGVDSTGAAQMVLWENSRRRWRSGYWNGQIFTGVPNMTAVANYRYGFKYINNENGNDYFTYNPSNGSDLMRFRITWDGYEEQLKWNESEKNWDEMQKQPANNCELYNYCGDFGVCRALADPECRCMDGFVPRNPDQWAKKNWSDGCVRSRELQCQKNISTAEEDGFKELKCNKLPDFAVVFAQDLLDACKKRCLSNCSCNAYARVENIGCMIWNGDLIDVQDFGKPGIVMQLRLAGSEFDKKGLSAAVIAVIVVAGVVFLAISVWLLWCLKRNLKAAVLPTAASVSLTRKSEVLFSDMSKSKEYSSEMSGPADLVIDGSPVNGPDLPLFNFNSVAEATNNFSEENKLGQGGFGPVYKGKLPGGEEIAVKRLSKISGQGLEEFKNEIILIAKLQHRNLVRLLGCCIQGEEKMLLYEYMPNKSLDCFLFDPTKQALLDWKKRFNIIGGIARGLLYLHRDSRLRIIHRDLKASNILLDEEMDPKISDFGMARIFGGNQNELNTNRVVGTYGYMSPEYAMEGLFSVKSDVYSFGVLLLEIVSGRRNTSYRLTDHLSLIAYAWELWHEDKAMELVDPSIRDSCCEDEVLKCIQVGMLCVQDSPVQRPTMSSIALMLESNSPTLPLPRQPTYTSVRTSSIDTSEIYLEGQEIVSSNDVTVTMIDGR from the exons ATGGGTTTCATGAGCAAGAAATCCGTTTTGCttttctcattcttttattctcTGTTCTCTCTGGTTCTCTTCTGCCATGCAATTGACAGAATCACAAAAGGTCAATCTCTCAAAGATGGTGAAACCTTAGTATCAGCTGATGAAAATTTTGAACTGGGTTTCTTTTCCCCTGCAAATTCTTCTTCCCGATATGTTGGTATAAGGTATCACAAGATTCCTGGTCAGGCTGTCATCTGGGTCGCTAATAGAGACAAACCAATTTCTGATACAAAAGGGGTCTTCACATTCGATGAAGATGGGAATTTGATAGTTATGGACGGAAACAATGTTTCAGTTTGGGCGAGTAATCCTCCAGTTCGAGCTAACGATTCAGTTGCAGTTCTTGAAAACGATGGTAATCTCAAACTATCCAGCAGTCTTAATAACGTTGCCTATTGGGAAAGCTTTAATTATCCGACGGATACGTTTTTGCCAAACATGAAAATTATAGCTTCATCGGGAGAGCAAAAGCACTTCAGTTCTTGGAAATCTGCAAGTGATCCTTCACCGGGAAACTTCACCATGGGAGTTGATTCTACCGGAGCAGCACAGATGGTTTTGTGGGAGAATTCAAGAAGGCGATGGAGAAGCGGGTACTGGAATGGACAAATATTTACGGGCGTGCCAAATATGACAGCAGTAGCTAATTACAGATATGGATTTAAGTATATAAACAACGAAAATGGAAATGATTACTTTACGTATAATCCATCAAATGGTTCTGATTTGATGAGGTTTCGAATAACTTGGGATGGATATGAAGAACAGTTGAAATGGAATGAAAGCGAAAAGAATTGGGATGAGATGCAAAAACAGCCAGCAAATAACTGTGAACTTTACAATTATTGTGGCGATTTTGGGGTCTGTAGAGCATTAGCTGACCCAGAATGCAGATGCATGGATGGGTTTGTTCCGAGGAATCCAGATCAATGGGCAAAGAAAAATTGGTCAGATGGGTGTGTGAGAAGTAGAGAATTGCAGTGCCAGAAGAATATCAGCACAGCAGAAGAAGATGGGTTTAAAGAGTTAAAATGCAATAAATTGCCAGATTTTGCTGTTGTCTTCGCTCAGGATCTCTTGGATGCTTGTAAGAAAAGGTGTTTAAGCAACTGTTCGTGTAATGCTTATGCAAGAGTTGAAAATATTGGATGCATGATATGGAATGGCGACTTGATTGATGTCCAGGATTTTGGCAAACCTGGGATTGTTATGCAACTTCGTCTCGCTGGTTCTGAATTTG ATAAAAAGGGATTGTCTGCAGCTGTGATTGCAGTGATTGTTGTGGCTGGAGTTGTCTTCTTAGCTATATCTGTATGGCTACTCTGGTGCCTAAAAAGAAATCTCAAAG CTGCTGTTTTGCCCACAGCTGCCTCAGTTTCATTGACGAGAAAGAGTGAGGTACTATTTTCAGACAtgagcaagagtaaagagtatTCATCGGAGATGTCTGGACCGGCTGACCTAGTCATTGATGGGAGCCCAGTAAATGGTCCTGATTTGCCATTGTTCAATTTCAATTCTGTTGCAGAAGCTACAAACAATTTTTCTGAAGAAAACAAACTTGGGCAGGGGGGATTTGGTCCTGTCTACAAG GGAAAGCTTCCTGGAGGAGAAGAAATAGCTGTAAAGAGGCTGTCGAAAATCTCTGGCCAAGGTTTAGAGGAATTCAAGAATGAAATCATATTGATCGCGAAATTACAACACAGAAATCTTGTTAGATTACTAGGCTGCTGTATTCAGGGAGAAGAGAAGATGCTGCTTTATGAGTACATGCCAAACAAAAGCTTGGATTGCTTTCTTTTTG ACCCCACAAAGCAGGCATTATTAGACTGGAAGAAGAGGTTCAATATCATTGGAGGGATTGCTAGAGGTCTTCTTTATCTCCATCGAGATTCAAGACTCAGGATCATTCATCGGGATCTAAAGGCTAGCAACATATTGTTGGATGAGGAAATGGATCCAAAGATTTCAGACTTTGGCATGGCCAGAATATTTGGGGGAAACCAAAATGAATTGAACACGAATCGAGTTGTTGGCACATA TGGTTATATGTCGCCTGAATATGCAATGGAAGGCCTATTTTCAGTAAAGTCAGATGTCTATAGCTTTGGAGTCTTACTATTAGAGATCGTGAGTGGCCGGAGGAACACCAGCTATCGTTTAACCGATCATCTCAGCCTCATCGCTTAT GCATGGGAGCTTTGGCATGAAGATAAAGCAATGGAGCTAGTCGATCCTTCGATTCGAGATTCGTGTTGCGAGGACGAAGTCTTAAAATGCATACAAGTAGGAATGTTATGTGTGCAAGATTCTCCAGTTCAGAGACCAACAATGTCATCTATCGCGTTAATGCTCGAAAGCAATAGTCCAACCTTGCCATTGCCTAGACAACCTACTTATACTTCAGTCAGAACTTCCTCCATAGATACATCTGAAATCTATCTTGAAGGTCAGGAAATTGTATCCTCAAATGATGTGACTGTTACAATGATTGATGGAAGATGA
- the LOC110607624 gene encoding G-type lectin S-receptor-like serine/threonine-protein kinase B120 isoform X5: MGFMSKKSVLLFSFFYSLFSLVLFCHAIDRITKGQSLKDGETLVSADENFELGFFSPANSSSRYVGIRYHKIPGQAVIWVANRDKPISDTKGVFTFDEDGNLIVMDGNNVSVWASNPPVRANDSVAVLENDGNLKLSSSLNNVAYWESFNYPTDTFLPNMKIIASSGEQKHFSSWKSASDPSPGNFTMGVDSTGAAQMVLWENSRRRWRSGYWNGQIFTGVPNMTAVANYRYGFKYINNENGNDYFTYNPSNGSDLMRFRITWDGYEEQLKWNESEKNWDEMQKQPANNCELYNYCGDFGVCRALADPECRCMDGFVPRNPDQWAKKNWSDGCVRSRELQCQKNISTAEEDGFKELKCNKLPDFAVVFAQDLLDACKKRCLSNCSCNAYARVENIGCMIWNGDLIDVQDFGKPGIVMQLRLAGSEFDKKGLSAAVIAVIVVAGVVFLAISVWLLWCLKRNLKAAVLPTAASVSLTRKSEVLFSDMSKSKEYSSEMSGPADLVIDGSPVNGPDLPLFNFNSVAEATNNFSEENKLGQGGFGPVYKGKLPGGEEIAVKRLSKISGQGLEEFKNEIILIAKLQHRNLVRLLGCCIQGEEKMLLYEYMPNKSLDCFLFDPTKQALLDWKKRFNIIGGIARGLLYLHRDSRLRIIHRDLKASNILLDEEMDPKISDFGMARIFGGNQNELNTNRVVGTYGYMSPEYAMEGLFSVKSDVYSFGVLLLEIVSGRRNTSYRLTDHLSLIAYAWELWHEDKAMELVDPSIRDSCCEDEVLKCIQVGMLCVQDSPVQRPTMSSIALMLESNSPTLPLPRQPTYTSVRTSSIDTSEIYLEGQEIKFQN; encoded by the exons ATGGGTTTCATGAGCAAGAAATCCGTTTTGCttttctcattcttttattctcTGTTCTCTCTGGTTCTCTTCTGCCATGCAATTGACAGAATCACAAAAGGTCAATCTCTCAAAGATGGTGAAACCTTAGTATCAGCTGATGAAAATTTTGAACTGGGTTTCTTTTCCCCTGCAAATTCTTCTTCCCGATATGTTGGTATAAGGTATCACAAGATTCCTGGTCAGGCTGTCATCTGGGTCGCTAATAGAGACAAACCAATTTCTGATACAAAAGGGGTCTTCACATTCGATGAAGATGGGAATTTGATAGTTATGGACGGAAACAATGTTTCAGTTTGGGCGAGTAATCCTCCAGTTCGAGCTAACGATTCAGTTGCAGTTCTTGAAAACGATGGTAATCTCAAACTATCCAGCAGTCTTAATAACGTTGCCTATTGGGAAAGCTTTAATTATCCGACGGATACGTTTTTGCCAAACATGAAAATTATAGCTTCATCGGGAGAGCAAAAGCACTTCAGTTCTTGGAAATCTGCAAGTGATCCTTCACCGGGAAACTTCACCATGGGAGTTGATTCTACCGGAGCAGCACAGATGGTTTTGTGGGAGAATTCAAGAAGGCGATGGAGAAGCGGGTACTGGAATGGACAAATATTTACGGGCGTGCCAAATATGACAGCAGTAGCTAATTACAGATATGGATTTAAGTATATAAACAACGAAAATGGAAATGATTACTTTACGTATAATCCATCAAATGGTTCTGATTTGATGAGGTTTCGAATAACTTGGGATGGATATGAAGAACAGTTGAAATGGAATGAAAGCGAAAAGAATTGGGATGAGATGCAAAAACAGCCAGCAAATAACTGTGAACTTTACAATTATTGTGGCGATTTTGGGGTCTGTAGAGCATTAGCTGACCCAGAATGCAGATGCATGGATGGGTTTGTTCCGAGGAATCCAGATCAATGGGCAAAGAAAAATTGGTCAGATGGGTGTGTGAGAAGTAGAGAATTGCAGTGCCAGAAGAATATCAGCACAGCAGAAGAAGATGGGTTTAAAGAGTTAAAATGCAATAAATTGCCAGATTTTGCTGTTGTCTTCGCTCAGGATCTCTTGGATGCTTGTAAGAAAAGGTGTTTAAGCAACTGTTCGTGTAATGCTTATGCAAGAGTTGAAAATATTGGATGCATGATATGGAATGGCGACTTGATTGATGTCCAGGATTTTGGCAAACCTGGGATTGTTATGCAACTTCGTCTCGCTGGTTCTGAATTTG ATAAAAAGGGATTGTCTGCAGCTGTGATTGCAGTGATTGTTGTGGCTGGAGTTGTCTTCTTAGCTATATCTGTATGGCTACTCTGGTGCCTAAAAAGAAATCTCAAAG CTGCTGTTTTGCCCACAGCTGCCTCAGTTTCATTGACGAGAAAGAGTGAGGTACTATTTTCAGACAtgagcaagagtaaagagtatTCATCGGAGATGTCTGGACCGGCTGACCTAGTCATTGATGGGAGCCCAGTAAATGGTCCTGATTTGCCATTGTTCAATTTCAATTCTGTTGCAGAAGCTACAAACAATTTTTCTGAAGAAAACAAACTTGGGCAGGGGGGATTTGGTCCTGTCTACAAG GGAAAGCTTCCTGGAGGAGAAGAAATAGCTGTAAAGAGGCTGTCGAAAATCTCTGGCCAAGGTTTAGAGGAATTCAAGAATGAAATCATATTGATCGCGAAATTACAACACAGAAATCTTGTTAGATTACTAGGCTGCTGTATTCAGGGAGAAGAGAAGATGCTGCTTTATGAGTACATGCCAAACAAAAGCTTGGATTGCTTTCTTTTTG ACCCCACAAAGCAGGCATTATTAGACTGGAAGAAGAGGTTCAATATCATTGGAGGGATTGCTAGAGGTCTTCTTTATCTCCATCGAGATTCAAGACTCAGGATCATTCATCGGGATCTAAAGGCTAGCAACATATTGTTGGATGAGGAAATGGATCCAAAGATTTCAGACTTTGGCATGGCCAGAATATTTGGGGGAAACCAAAATGAATTGAACACGAATCGAGTTGTTGGCACATA TGGTTATATGTCGCCTGAATATGCAATGGAAGGCCTATTTTCAGTAAAGTCAGATGTCTATAGCTTTGGAGTCTTACTATTAGAGATCGTGAGTGGCCGGAGGAACACCAGCTATCGTTTAACCGATCATCTCAGCCTCATCGCTTAT GCATGGGAGCTTTGGCATGAAGATAAAGCAATGGAGCTAGTCGATCCTTCGATTCGAGATTCGTGTTGCGAGGACGAAGTCTTAAAATGCATACAAGTAGGAATGTTATGTGTGCAAGATTCTCCAGTTCAGAGACCAACAATGTCATCTATCGCGTTAATGCTCGAAAGCAATAGTCCAACCTTGCCATTGCCTAGACAACCTACTTATACTTCAGTCAGAACTTCCTCCATAGATACATCTGAAATCTATCTTGAAGGTCAGGAAATT AAATTCCAGAACTAG
- the LOC110607624 gene encoding G-type lectin S-receptor-like serine/threonine-protein kinase B120 isoform X3 encodes MGFMSKKSVLLFSFFYSLFSLVLFCHAIDRITKGQSLKDGETLVSADENFELGFFSPANSSSRYVGIRYHKIPGQAVIWVANRDKPISDTKGVFTFDEDGNLIVMDGNNVSVWASNPPVRANDSVAVLENDGNLKLSSSLNNVAYWESFNYPTDTFLPNMKIIASSGEQKHFSSWKSASDPSPGNFTMGVDSTGAAQMVLWENSRRRWRSGYWNGQIFTGVPNMTAVANYRYGFKYINNENGNDYFTYNPSNGSDLMRFRITWDGYEEQLKWNESEKNWDEMQKQPANNCELYNYCGDFGVCRALADPECRCMDGFVPRNPDQWAKKNWSDGCVRSRELQCQKNISTAEEDGFKELKCNKLPDFAVVFAQDLLDACKKRCLSNCSCNAYARVENIGCMIWNGDLIDVQDFGKPGIVMQLRLAGSEFDKKGLSAAVIAVIVVAGVVFLAISVWLLWCLKRNLKAAVLPTAASVSLTRKSEVLFSDMSKSKEYSSEMSGPADLVIDGSPVNGPDLPLFNFNSVAEATNNFSEENKLGQGGFGPVYKGKLPGGEEIAVKRLSKISGQGLEEFKNEIILIAKLQHRNLVRLLGCCIQGEEKMLLYEYMPNKSLDCFLFDPTKQALLDWKKRFNIIGGIARGLLYLHRDSRLRIIHRDLKASNILLDEEMDPKISDFGMARIFGGNQNELNTNRVVGTYGYMSPEYAMEGLFSVKSDVYSFGVLLLEIVSGRRNTSYRLTDHLSLIAYAWELWHEDKAMELVDPSIRDSCCEDEVLKCIQVGMLCVQDSPVQRPTMSSIALMLESNSPTLPLPRQPTYTSVRTSSIDTSEIYLEGQEIQEIPELAMTWSLS; translated from the exons ATGGGTTTCATGAGCAAGAAATCCGTTTTGCttttctcattcttttattctcTGTTCTCTCTGGTTCTCTTCTGCCATGCAATTGACAGAATCACAAAAGGTCAATCTCTCAAAGATGGTGAAACCTTAGTATCAGCTGATGAAAATTTTGAACTGGGTTTCTTTTCCCCTGCAAATTCTTCTTCCCGATATGTTGGTATAAGGTATCACAAGATTCCTGGTCAGGCTGTCATCTGGGTCGCTAATAGAGACAAACCAATTTCTGATACAAAAGGGGTCTTCACATTCGATGAAGATGGGAATTTGATAGTTATGGACGGAAACAATGTTTCAGTTTGGGCGAGTAATCCTCCAGTTCGAGCTAACGATTCAGTTGCAGTTCTTGAAAACGATGGTAATCTCAAACTATCCAGCAGTCTTAATAACGTTGCCTATTGGGAAAGCTTTAATTATCCGACGGATACGTTTTTGCCAAACATGAAAATTATAGCTTCATCGGGAGAGCAAAAGCACTTCAGTTCTTGGAAATCTGCAAGTGATCCTTCACCGGGAAACTTCACCATGGGAGTTGATTCTACCGGAGCAGCACAGATGGTTTTGTGGGAGAATTCAAGAAGGCGATGGAGAAGCGGGTACTGGAATGGACAAATATTTACGGGCGTGCCAAATATGACAGCAGTAGCTAATTACAGATATGGATTTAAGTATATAAACAACGAAAATGGAAATGATTACTTTACGTATAATCCATCAAATGGTTCTGATTTGATGAGGTTTCGAATAACTTGGGATGGATATGAAGAACAGTTGAAATGGAATGAAAGCGAAAAGAATTGGGATGAGATGCAAAAACAGCCAGCAAATAACTGTGAACTTTACAATTATTGTGGCGATTTTGGGGTCTGTAGAGCATTAGCTGACCCAGAATGCAGATGCATGGATGGGTTTGTTCCGAGGAATCCAGATCAATGGGCAAAGAAAAATTGGTCAGATGGGTGTGTGAGAAGTAGAGAATTGCAGTGCCAGAAGAATATCAGCACAGCAGAAGAAGATGGGTTTAAAGAGTTAAAATGCAATAAATTGCCAGATTTTGCTGTTGTCTTCGCTCAGGATCTCTTGGATGCTTGTAAGAAAAGGTGTTTAAGCAACTGTTCGTGTAATGCTTATGCAAGAGTTGAAAATATTGGATGCATGATATGGAATGGCGACTTGATTGATGTCCAGGATTTTGGCAAACCTGGGATTGTTATGCAACTTCGTCTCGCTGGTTCTGAATTTG ATAAAAAGGGATTGTCTGCAGCTGTGATTGCAGTGATTGTTGTGGCTGGAGTTGTCTTCTTAGCTATATCTGTATGGCTACTCTGGTGCCTAAAAAGAAATCTCAAAG CTGCTGTTTTGCCCACAGCTGCCTCAGTTTCATTGACGAGAAAGAGTGAGGTACTATTTTCAGACAtgagcaagagtaaagagtatTCATCGGAGATGTCTGGACCGGCTGACCTAGTCATTGATGGGAGCCCAGTAAATGGTCCTGATTTGCCATTGTTCAATTTCAATTCTGTTGCAGAAGCTACAAACAATTTTTCTGAAGAAAACAAACTTGGGCAGGGGGGATTTGGTCCTGTCTACAAG GGAAAGCTTCCTGGAGGAGAAGAAATAGCTGTAAAGAGGCTGTCGAAAATCTCTGGCCAAGGTTTAGAGGAATTCAAGAATGAAATCATATTGATCGCGAAATTACAACACAGAAATCTTGTTAGATTACTAGGCTGCTGTATTCAGGGAGAAGAGAAGATGCTGCTTTATGAGTACATGCCAAACAAAAGCTTGGATTGCTTTCTTTTTG ACCCCACAAAGCAGGCATTATTAGACTGGAAGAAGAGGTTCAATATCATTGGAGGGATTGCTAGAGGTCTTCTTTATCTCCATCGAGATTCAAGACTCAGGATCATTCATCGGGATCTAAAGGCTAGCAACATATTGTTGGATGAGGAAATGGATCCAAAGATTTCAGACTTTGGCATGGCCAGAATATTTGGGGGAAACCAAAATGAATTGAACACGAATCGAGTTGTTGGCACATA TGGTTATATGTCGCCTGAATATGCAATGGAAGGCCTATTTTCAGTAAAGTCAGATGTCTATAGCTTTGGAGTCTTACTATTAGAGATCGTGAGTGGCCGGAGGAACACCAGCTATCGTTTAACCGATCATCTCAGCCTCATCGCTTAT GCATGGGAGCTTTGGCATGAAGATAAAGCAATGGAGCTAGTCGATCCTTCGATTCGAGATTCGTGTTGCGAGGACGAAGTCTTAAAATGCATACAAGTAGGAATGTTATGTGTGCAAGATTCTCCAGTTCAGAGACCAACAATGTCATCTATCGCGTTAATGCTCGAAAGCAATAGTCCAACCTTGCCATTGCCTAGACAACCTACTTATACTTCAGTCAGAACTTCCTCCATAGATACATCTGAAATCTATCTTGAAGGTCAGGAAATT CAAGAAATTCCAGAACTAGCAATGACATGGAGTTTGAGTTGA